From the genome of Mesorhizobium japonicum MAFF 303099, one region includes:
- a CDS encoding DMT family transporter — translation MSETHSHLWPGVPLALGSAALFGATPPLSKLLLDAVNPFMLAGLLYLGAGLGLALYRLLGGKQAAAGEAQLAARDIPWLALAIGMGGILAPVLLMFGLSRNTASSSALLLNLEGLATMAIAWLVYRENVDRRLLFGAFAILAGAVLLSWDGGGIAFNPGALLVAGACVAWGLDNNFTRRISATDPVVIAMLKGLVAGAANVGLALAAGASFPAMSIVAATAAVGFLGIGVSLAMFILALRHLGTARTGAYYSLAPFIGALLAIVMLGDAVTFKLVVAGLLMGVGLWLHLSERHEHEHDHEALEHEHSHVHDEHHQHDHDGPVSEPHSHWHRHAPMRHRHPHYPDLHHRHSHG, via the coding sequence ATGTCCGAAACACATTCGCATCTTTGGCCCGGCGTACCGCTCGCCCTTGGCTCGGCCGCTCTGTTCGGCGCGACCCCGCCGCTTTCCAAGCTGCTGCTCGATGCCGTGAACCCCTTCATGCTGGCCGGACTGCTCTATCTCGGCGCCGGTCTCGGCCTCGCTCTCTATCGCTTGCTTGGCGGCAAGCAGGCGGCGGCTGGTGAAGCGCAACTGGCCGCCCGGGATATCCCCTGGCTGGCCCTGGCAATCGGCATGGGTGGCATCCTCGCGCCGGTGCTGTTGATGTTCGGCCTCAGCCGCAACACGGCATCCAGTTCAGCGCTGCTGCTCAACCTGGAAGGGCTGGCGACGATGGCGATCGCCTGGCTCGTCTATCGCGAGAATGTCGACCGGCGCCTGCTTTTTGGCGCCTTCGCCATTCTCGCGGGCGCGGTGCTGTTGTCGTGGGACGGCGGCGGCATTGCTTTCAACCCGGGCGCCCTGCTGGTGGCGGGGGCTTGCGTGGCCTGGGGGCTGGACAACAATTTCACGCGCAGGATCTCGGCCACCGACCCCGTGGTGATCGCCATGCTGAAAGGCCTGGTGGCGGGTGCGGCCAATGTCGGGTTGGCGCTTGCCGCCGGGGCGTCGTTTCCCGCGATGTCGATTGTCGCGGCCACGGCCGCGGTCGGCTTCCTCGGCATCGGCGTCAGCCTGGCGATGTTCATCCTGGCGCTGCGCCATCTCGGGACGGCGCGCACAGGCGCCTATTATTCGCTCGCTCCGTTCATCGGCGCGCTGCTGGCCATCGTCATGCTGGGCGATGCCGTCACCTTCAAACTGGTGGTCGCGGGGCTTCTGATGGGCGTCGGCCTGTGGCTGCATCTGTCGGAACGCCATGAGCACGAGCACGACCATGAGGCGCTGGAACATGAGCACAGCCATGTGCATGACGAGCACCACCAGCACGATCATGACGGGCCGGTGAGCGAGCCGCATTCGCATTGGCACCGTCATGCGCCGATGCGCCACCGGCATCCGCACTATCCAGACCTGCATCATCGGCATAGCCACGGCTGA
- a CDS encoding YiaA/YiaB family inner membrane protein, whose product MNANQTYIMFNTASVGAAYFMLGLSLWLAPVDLSTKGYWAMGILLLTGSLVNLVKYRTDERLSAEMSAKIEKARNEKLISEYVGKE is encoded by the coding sequence ATGAACGCCAATCAGACCTACATCATGTTCAACACCGCCTCGGTCGGTGCCGCCTATTTCATGCTCGGCCTGTCGCTGTGGCTGGCGCCGGTCGACCTGTCGACCAAGGGCTACTGGGCCATGGGTATCCTGCTGCTCACGGGCAGCCTGGTGAACCTGGTCAAATACCGCACCGATGAGCGCCTGTCGGCCGAGATGAGCGCCAAGATCGAAAAGGCCCGCAACGAAAAGCTGATCAGCGAATATGTCGGCAAGGAATGA
- a CDS encoding putative hemolysin — translation MKKFSILAAGLALMSSMPFAAGAAAQKPVGIANPASVHCGEIGGRLVIRKDRAGNEYGFCRLPKGRLCEEWALFRDNKCVGPKAAMRGK, via the coding sequence ATGAAGAAATTCTCGATATTGGCTGCCGGCCTTGCCTTGATGTCGTCGATGCCGTTCGCCGCCGGCGCCGCCGCGCAAAAACCAGTCGGCATTGCCAATCCGGCATCCGTCCATTGCGGCGAGATCGGCGGGCGCCTGGTGATCAGGAAGGACAGGGCTGGCAACGAATACGGATTTTGCCGGTTGCCCAAAGGGCGCCTGTGCGAAGAATGGGCGCTGTTTCGCGACAACAAATGCGTCGGGCCAAAGGCGGCCATGCGCGGCAAATGA
- the dnaG gene encoding DNA primase, which translates to MRFPPAFLDEIRDRVPISQVIGQRVAWDRRKTNASRGDFWACCPFHGEKSPSFHCEDKKGRYHCFGCSVSGDHFKFLTELDGMSFPEAVEKIADMAGVPMPVRDAQEERREKERASLTDVMEMATAFFQERLQGPEGAKARAYLRDRGLTPATQQSFRLGYAPDSRNALKEHLAAKGVPKADIEACGLVRHGDDIPVSYDWFRDRIMFPIPDSRGKIIAFGGRALAPDALAKYMNSPDTELFHKGNVLYNFARARKALAKDGTVIAVEGYMDVIALAQAGFENVVAPLGTALTENQLELLWRMAPEPMLCFDGDKAGLKAAWRAADLALPSVQAGRSARFALLPEGKDPDDLVKAEGPDAFRAVLADARPLVDLLWMRETAGGVFDTPERRAELGKTLRELASRIRDESTRYHYQQEMREREKSFFGSQRDARQGRQDWKPGQGKAAAPGGQFAKPGGGRMAITESLGQSALVKRGSEGMSVREATILVALVNHPPLIDENFAHVEFLDLANSELQRLHAAILDAMAHDMANDRHAVVATIERAGCAEIWERAVGLIRRARQWPALETAALDDARDALNQALHLQRSARTLHKELKQAEAALEADPSDENFRHLIEIQAQFQDVQATEALIEGFGVSSGRAGRA; encoded by the coding sequence GCCCGTCCTTCCATTGCGAGGACAAGAAGGGCCGCTACCATTGTTTCGGCTGCTCGGTCTCGGGCGATCATTTCAAATTCCTGACCGAACTCGACGGAATGAGTTTCCCTGAAGCGGTCGAGAAGATCGCCGACATGGCCGGCGTGCCGATGCCGGTGCGCGACGCCCAGGAGGAACGGCGCGAGAAGGAACGCGCGAGCCTGACCGACGTCATGGAGATGGCGACCGCCTTTTTCCAGGAACGGCTGCAGGGGCCTGAGGGCGCAAAGGCCCGCGCCTATCTGCGCGACCGTGGATTGACGCCGGCAACGCAGCAGTCGTTCCGGCTGGGCTACGCGCCGGACAGCCGCAATGCGCTCAAGGAGCATCTCGCGGCAAAAGGCGTGCCGAAGGCCGATATCGAAGCCTGCGGGCTGGTACGACACGGCGACGACATTCCGGTCTCCTATGACTGGTTCCGCGACCGCATCATGTTCCCGATTCCGGATTCGCGCGGCAAGATCATCGCTTTTGGGGGCCGGGCGCTGGCGCCCGATGCGCTGGCCAAATACATGAACTCGCCCGACACCGAGCTCTTCCACAAGGGCAATGTGCTCTACAATTTCGCCCGCGCCCGCAAGGCACTCGCCAAGGACGGCACGGTCATTGCCGTCGAAGGTTATATGGACGTGATCGCGCTGGCGCAGGCCGGCTTCGAGAATGTTGTGGCGCCGCTCGGCACGGCGCTCACCGAAAACCAGCTGGAATTGCTTTGGCGTATGGCGCCCGAACCGATGCTGTGTTTCGACGGCGACAAGGCCGGGCTGAAAGCGGCATGGCGTGCAGCCGATCTGGCACTGCCATCGGTGCAGGCCGGGCGCTCGGCGCGCTTCGCGCTGCTGCCGGAAGGCAAGGATCCCGACGACCTCGTCAAGGCCGAGGGGCCGGACGCTTTCCGCGCGGTGCTTGCCGATGCGCGGCCGCTGGTCGACCTGTTGTGGATGCGCGAGACGGCGGGCGGTGTCTTCGACACGCCTGAGCGACGGGCGGAACTGGGAAAGACGCTGCGGGAACTCGCCAGCCGCATCCGCGACGAAAGCACGCGCTATCACTACCAGCAGGAAATGCGTGAGCGCGAAAAGAGCTTCTTCGGCTCGCAGCGCGATGCGCGGCAAGGGCGCCAGGACTGGAAACCAGGACAGGGCAAGGCAGCCGCACCCGGTGGCCAATTCGCCAAGCCTGGCGGCGGCCGCATGGCGATCACCGAAAGCCTTGGCCAGTCGGCGTTGGTCAAGCGCGGCAGCGAGGGCATGTCGGTGCGCGAGGCGACGATCCTCGTGGCGCTGGTCAACCATCCGCCGCTGATCGACGAGAATTTCGCCCATGTCGAATTTCTCGACCTCGCCAATTCCGAATTGCAGCGGCTGCACGCCGCCATCCTCGACGCGATGGCGCATGACATGGCCAATGACCGCCACGCCGTGGTGGCGACGATCGAGCGTGCCGGCTGCGCCGAGATCTGGGAGCGCGCCGTCGGCCTGATCCGGCGGGCGCGGCAATGGCCCGCGCTGGAGACGGCGGCACTCGACGACGCCCGCGACGCCCTGAACCAGGCGCTGCACTTGCAGCGCAGCGCGCGCACCTTACATAAGGAACTGAAACAGGCGGAAGCGGCGCTCGAAGCAGATCCCTCGGACGAAAACTTCCGCCATCTGATCGAAATTCAGGCGCAATTTCAGGATGTACAGGCGACGGAAGCGCTGATCGAAGGATTCGGCGTTTCGTCGGGCAGGGCTGGGCGAGCCTAA
- a CDS encoding PspA/IM30 family protein has product MLSLIRTLLDGAGARAEDGLKDRFAIDLLAQRIRDAEAGLAAAKQTLASLIVRQRAEQAGLDQLQRRHADLESRTLSALAAGNNGLAESGAAAIAELENEREVRRATVQSLGEKTLRMRVSVERAHRRIIDLNQGMISARAIDAERKAQSRLVRSIGHSASLNDAEELLAHITGASDPFEEAGILDEIDGELRHEAIRDRLANAGHGPAVKVRAKDVLERLKAVN; this is encoded by the coding sequence ATGCTTAGCCTAATCAGAACATTGCTCGACGGCGCCGGCGCGCGGGCCGAGGACGGCTTGAAGGATCGCTTCGCCATCGACCTTCTGGCGCAGCGCATCCGCGACGCCGAGGCGGGTCTTGCCGCCGCCAAGCAGACACTTGCCTCACTCATCGTTCGCCAGCGCGCCGAGCAGGCCGGTCTCGACCAGCTCCAACGCCGCCACGCGGATCTGGAAAGCCGCACGCTCAGCGCGCTCGCCGCCGGCAACAACGGCCTGGCCGAAAGTGGCGCTGCTGCCATCGCCGAACTGGAGAATGAGCGCGAAGTCCGCCGCGCCACGGTGCAAAGCCTTGGCGAAAAGACGTTGCGGATGCGCGTTTCGGTGGAACGGGCGCATCGCCGCATCATCGACTTGAACCAGGGCATGATCTCGGCCCGCGCCATCGATGCCGAGCGCAAGGCGCAGTCACGCCTTGTCAGGTCGATCGGCCATTCGGCGAGCCTCAACGATGCCGAGGAGCTTTTGGCCCACATCACGGGAGCCAGCGACCCGTTCGAGGAGGCCGGCATCCTCGACGAGATCGACGGCGAACTGCGTCACGAAGCGATCCGCGACCGCCTCGCCAATGCCGGACACGGCCCGGCGGTGAAGGTGCGCGCCAAGGACGTGCTCGAGCGTCTGAAAGCCGTCAACTGA
- a CDS encoding thiol-disulfide oxidoreductase DCC family protein: MLKQTPKPELTVWYNTRCPVCDAGISWQKRRLIEAVQAGRIEFRDINLEPAALGRFGASLEDIRRRLHATDAAGRLLVGADVAIAIWQATQGEGWLATLFGNPMALPLTRFAYDRFADLLYAWNRRKGRW, translated from the coding sequence ATGCTCAAGCAAACGCCCAAGCCTGAACTGACCGTCTGGTACAACACGCGTTGCCCTGTCTGCGATGCGGGCATCAGCTGGCAAAAGCGGCGGCTGATCGAAGCGGTCCAGGCAGGGCGGATCGAGTTTCGCGACATCAATCTGGAGCCGGCCGCACTTGGCCGTTTTGGCGCGTCGCTGGAAGACATCCGCCGCCGGCTGCACGCCACCGACGCGGCCGGCCGGCTGCTGGTCGGCGCCGATGTCGCGATTGCCATATGGCAGGCGACACAAGGCGAGGGCTGGCTGGCCACGCTTTTCGGCAATCCGATGGCCTTGCCGCTGACGCGCTTTGCCTATGATCGCTTCGCCGACCTGCTCTACGCCTGGAACCGGCGCAAGGGCCGCTGGTAG
- the rpoD gene encoding RNA polymerase sigma factor RpoD — MATKEKEEVETEREGATDGPLLDLSDDAVKKMIKAAKKRGYVTMDELNSVLPSEEVTSEQIEDTMAMLSDMGINVVEDDEQGEEAEAGDTAADAEEDANELAEQTGTAVAATTTKKEPTDRTDDPVRMYLREMGSVELLSREGEIAIAKRIEAGRETMIAGLCESPLTFQAIIIWRDELNESKILLREIIDLEATYAGPEAKQAPVVERIEEAPKAEEKPRRGRDDEDDVTNVGADTRGIGDDDEEDEDEASLSLAAMEAELRPQVMETLDVIADTYKKLRKLQDQQVENRLAAAGTLSPSQDRRLKELKDQLIKAVKSLSLNTARIEALVEQLYDINKRLVQNEGKLLRLAESYGVRREEFLKEYQGSELDPNWTRAIGNLTSRGWKEFTKNEKDAIKDLRAEIQHLATETAISILEFRKIVNQVQKGEREAAIAKKEMVEANLRLVISIAKKYTNRGLQFLDLIQEGNIGLMKAVDKFEYRRGYKFSTYATWWIRQAITRSIADQARTIRIPVHMIETINKIVRTSRQMLHEIGREPTPEELAEKLAMPLEKVRKVLKIAKEPISLETPVGDEEDSHLGDFIEDKMAILPIDAAIQANLRETTTRVLASLTPREERVLRMRFGIGMNTDHTLEEVGQQFSVTRERIRQIEAKALRKLKHPSRSRKLRSFLDS; from the coding sequence ATGGCGACTAAGGAAAAGGAAGAGGTCGAGACCGAACGCGAAGGCGCCACCGATGGCCCTCTGCTCGACCTTTCCGATGATGCTGTCAAGAAGATGATCAAGGCCGCCAAGAAGCGCGGCTATGTCACGATGGACGAGCTGAATTCGGTACTGCCTTCCGAGGAAGTGACCTCCGAGCAGATCGAGGACACGATGGCGATGCTGTCCGACATGGGCATCAACGTCGTCGAGGATGACGAGCAGGGCGAAGAGGCCGAGGCTGGCGACACCGCGGCCGACGCCGAGGAAGACGCCAACGAGCTGGCCGAACAGACCGGCACGGCGGTCGCCGCCACCACCACCAAGAAAGAGCCGACTGACCGCACCGACGATCCGGTGCGCATGTATCTGCGCGAGATGGGCTCGGTGGAGCTTCTGTCGCGCGAGGGCGAAATCGCCATTGCCAAGCGCATCGAGGCCGGCCGCGAGACGATGATCGCGGGCCTATGCGAAAGCCCGCTTACCTTCCAGGCCATCATCATCTGGCGCGACGAGCTCAACGAATCCAAGATCCTGCTGCGCGAGATCATCGACCTCGAAGCCACCTATGCCGGCCCGGAAGCCAAGCAGGCGCCAGTGGTCGAGCGCATCGAGGAAGCGCCCAAGGCCGAGGAAAAGCCGCGGCGCGGGCGCGACGATGAAGACGACGTCACCAATGTCGGCGCCGATACGCGCGGCATCGGGGACGACGACGAGGAAGACGAGGACGAGGCGAGCCTGTCGCTGGCGGCGATGGAAGCCGAACTGCGCCCGCAGGTGATGGAGACGCTCGACGTCATCGCCGACACCTACAAGAAGCTGCGCAAGCTGCAGGACCAGCAGGTCGAGAACCGTCTGGCCGCCGCCGGCACGCTGTCGCCCAGCCAGGACCGCCGGCTGAAGGAGCTGAAGGACCAGCTGATCAAGGCGGTGAAGTCGCTGTCGCTCAACACGGCGCGCATCGAGGCGCTGGTCGAGCAGCTTTACGACATCAACAAGCGCCTGGTGCAGAACGAGGGCAAGCTGTTGCGCCTCGCCGAAAGCTATGGCGTGCGCCGCGAGGAGTTCCTGAAGGAATATCAGGGTTCCGAACTCGACCCCAACTGGACGCGTGCGATCGGCAACCTGACCTCGCGCGGCTGGAAGGAATTCACCAAGAACGAGAAGGACGCGATCAAGGACCTGCGCGCCGAGATTCAGCACCTGGCCACCGAAACGGCGATCTCGATCCTGGAATTCCGCAAGATCGTCAACCAGGTGCAGAAGGGCGAGCGCGAAGCCGCGATCGCCAAGAAGGAAATGGTCGAGGCCAATCTGCGCCTCGTCATCTCCATCGCCAAGAAATACACCAATCGCGGCTTGCAGTTCCTCGACCTGATCCAGGAAGGCAATATCGGCCTGATGAAGGCGGTCGATAAGTTCGAATACCGCCGCGGCTACAAGTTCTCGACCTACGCGACATGGTGGATCCGGCAGGCGATCACGCGTTCGATCGCCGACCAGGCGCGCACCATCCGCATTCCGGTGCACATGATCGAGACGATCAACAAGATCGTGCGCACCTCGCGCCAGATGCTGCACGAGATCGGCCGCGAGCCGACGCCGGAAGAACTGGCCGAAAAGCTCGCCATGCCGCTCGAAAAAGTGCGCAAGGTCTTGAAGATCGCCAAGGAGCCGATCTCGCTCGAAACGCCGGTCGGCGACGAGGAGGATTCGCATCTGGGCGATTTCATCGAGGACAAGATGGCGATCCTGCCGATCGACGCGGCGATCCAGGCCAATCTGCGCGAGACCACGACGCGGGTTCTCGCCTCGCTGACGCCGCGCGAGGAGCGTGTGCTGCGCATGCGCTTCGGCATCGGCATGAACACCGACCACACGCTGGAAGAAGTCGGCCAGCAGTTCTCGGTCACCCGCGAGCGTATCCGCCAGATCGAAGCCAAGGCGCTGCGCAAGCTCAAGCACCCGAGCAGATCGCGCAAGCTGCGCAGCTTCCTCGACAGCTGA
- a CDS encoding PadR family transcriptional regulator, whose product MHKDSHHFGRGHFGERMFMHMAGKFGGRGGGGFGPFGHGGRGGGRGGPGDMFRAGRMLADGDLKLITLSLLAEAPRHGYDIIKALEERTSGIYSPSPGVVYPTLTFLEEAGYAVSSSEGNKKVFSITEAGQAHLADNREMIDGVLDHLERFGRKMAKARDWFGWNDDDEDRRGGRGGRGERSETRDEFRAIRHRLRAALGEIVDAPAEKQAEAIAVLEAAAEALEALTHR is encoded by the coding sequence ATGCACAAGGATAGTCATCATTTCGGGCGCGGCCATTTCGGCGAGCGCATGTTCATGCACATGGCCGGCAAGTTCGGTGGCAGAGGGGGCGGCGGCTTTGGCCCGTTCGGCCATGGCGGTCGTGGTGGCGGACGCGGCGGCCCGGGCGACATGTTCCGCGCCGGCCGCATGCTGGCCGACGGCGACCTCAAGCTGATCACGCTGTCGCTGCTGGCCGAGGCGCCGCGCCATGGCTACGACATCATCAAGGCGCTGGAAGAGCGCACCAGCGGCATCTACAGCCCGAGCCCGGGCGTGGTCTACCCGACGCTGACTTTCCTGGAAGAGGCCGGCTATGCCGTCTCGTCGAGCGAAGGCAACAAGAAGGTGTTTTCCATCACCGAGGCCGGGCAGGCGCATCTTGCCGACAATCGCGAGATGATCGACGGCGTCCTCGACCACCTCGAACGCTTTGGCCGCAAGATGGCCAAGGCACGCGACTGGTTCGGCTGGAACGACGATGACGAGGACCGTCGCGGTGGCCGGGGCGGCCGCGGCGAGCGTTCGGAAACGCGCGACGAATTCCGCGCCATCCGCCACCGCCTGCGCGCGGCGCTCGGCGAGATCGTCGATGCCCCGGCCGAAAAGCAGGCCGAGGCGATCGCCGTCCTCGAAGCCGCTGCCGAAGCGCTGGAAGCGCTGACGCACCGTTGA
- a CDS encoding GYD domain-containing protein, producing MTTYIVLMNWTEQGAKSVRDSPKRLDAARKQLGDMGGSFKAFYLTMGEYDMVAVVEAPDDAVLARFSLMLAAAGNVRTRTLKAFPEFAYREIISSLG from the coding sequence ATGACAACCTACATCGTGCTGATGAACTGGACGGAGCAGGGCGCCAAAAGTGTGCGTGATTCGCCGAAGCGGCTCGATGCCGCCAGGAAGCAACTGGGCGACATGGGCGGTTCGTTCAAGGCGTTCTACCTGACGATGGGTGAATACGACATGGTGGCGGTGGTCGAAGCACCCGACGATGCGGTCTTGGCGCGTTTCTCGCTGATGCTGGCGGCGGCCGGCAATGTCAGGACGCGGACACTGAAAGCCTTCCCCGAATTCGCCTACCGCGAGATCATCTCGTCGCTTGGATAG
- a CDS encoding TetR/AcrR family transcriptional regulator, whose translation MALDKEETGERVLAIAEVLLNEGGMDNLKARTIAEQAGISVGSVYNLFSDLDGVHRAVNMRLLDRLGAAGAAAMADLSQRGITDVRQRLLALAGAYVNFVEGHPGSWPALLAFNRRRPTLAEPDAYEARLDQLFEIIAGVLAGGDFDLDDDTRRIAARTLWSSVHGIVTSGYAGRSVRRQAGEIDQQIELLVAVFIRGLERGGAFAHAGTTA comes from the coding sequence ATGGCACTGGACAAGGAAGAAACGGGCGAGCGTGTATTGGCCATTGCCGAAGTGCTGCTCAACGAGGGCGGCATGGACAATCTGAAGGCCAGGACCATCGCCGAGCAGGCGGGCATCTCGGTCGGCTCGGTCTACAATCTGTTTTCTGATCTCGACGGGGTGCATCGTGCCGTCAACATGCGGCTGCTCGACCGGCTGGGGGCCGCAGGGGCCGCGGCGATGGCGGATCTTTCCCAGCGCGGCATCACCGATGTGCGTCAGCGCCTGCTGGCACTGGCCGGCGCCTATGTGAACTTCGTCGAGGGGCATCCCGGCAGCTGGCCGGCGCTGCTTGCCTTCAACAGGCGCCGCCCGACGCTGGCCGAGCCGGACGCCTACGAAGCGCGGCTCGACCAGCTGTTCGAGATCATTGCCGGCGTGCTTGCCGGCGGCGATTTCGACCTCGACGACGACACGCGCCGGATCGCCGCGCGCACATTGTGGTCAAGCGTGCATGGCATCGTCACCAGCGGTTACGCCGGCAGGTCCGTGCGCCGGCAGGCCGGCGAGATCGACCAGCAGATCGAGCTGCTGGTCGCCGTCTTCATCAGGGGGCTGGAACGCGGCGGCGCATTCGCGCATGCTGGGACAACAGCGTAG